The Abditibacteriaceae bacterium genome includes a region encoding these proteins:
- the ruvX gene encoding Holliday junction resolvase RuvX: MRFLAIDTGERRLGLALCDEAETFASAYETRTRTNARADIAALVALVTAMGVEGIVVGLPRALNEGETGDSETTARSFARKLEKALRENGRELPFFFQDERFSTREALGGLREAGISQRAARDGAGGGVDARAAAVLLQAFLDRRAETQNRADRDENLNESFS, encoded by the coding sequence ATGCGTTTTCTTGCAATTGATACCGGAGAACGTCGTTTGGGCCTTGCCTTGTGCGACGAAGCGGAAACCTTCGCTTCGGCCTACGAAACACGCACACGCACCAATGCGCGTGCCGACATCGCTGCGTTGGTTGCGCTTGTGACCGCAATGGGCGTCGAGGGCATCGTTGTCGGCTTGCCGCGCGCCTTGAACGAAGGCGAAACCGGCGACAGCGAAACAACGGCCCGCTCTTTTGCACGAAAGCTGGAAAAGGCGCTGCGCGAAAACGGGCGCGAATTGCCCTTCTTTTTTCAGGACGAACGCTTCTCGACGCGCGAGGCTTTGGGCGGCTTGCGCGAAGCGGGGATCTCGCAGCGCGCAGCCCGCGACGGCGCAGGTGGAGGCGTTGATGCGCGCGCGGCGGCAGTCTTGCTGCAAGCGTTTCTTGATCGTCGCGCGGAAACGCAAAATCGCGCCGACCGCGACGAAAATCTTAACGAAAGTTTTTCATGA
- a CDS encoding GNAT family N-acetyltransferase, whose product MKSRLWSGAWPRRREETTSTALSRVTTPANSSLPPMTAVRDLPTPALRWVGAAGRIALRNFDFASDNAAISEFQRETYSSNFPDFRWNDSFANAFRHDLRRASLDAHHGIFVLDAGKTQTPRIIGFLWIVICENSWTRERFGYINNISVLGANRGQGLGRALMTHSDDWLQSKGIRRSRLTVTATNEAARHLYEECGFRVTRLEMDKDL is encoded by the coding sequence ATGAAATCGCGTTTGTGGTCGGGAGCGTGGCCGCGCCGTCGGGAGGAAACAACCTCGACGGCGTTGTCGCGTGTGACGACGCCAGCGAATTCTTCCCTTCCGCCGATGACAGCAGTACGCGACCTGCCGACTCCGGCGCTGCGCTGGGTCGGAGCAGCGGGCCGCATCGCGTTACGAAACTTCGACTTCGCATCCGATAACGCAGCAATCAGCGAATTTCAGCGTGAAACTTACAGCTCCAATTTTCCCGATTTTCGCTGGAACGATTCGTTTGCCAACGCTTTCCGCCACGATTTACGGCGTGCTTCGCTCGACGCGCATCATGGAATTTTCGTTCTCGATGCCGGAAAAACCCAGACACCGCGCATCATCGGTTTTCTCTGGATTGTTATCTGTGAGAATTCGTGGACGCGCGAGCGCTTTGGTTACATCAACAACATTTCTGTGTTGGGCGCGAATCGCGGGCAAGGCTTGGGACGCGCGCTTATGACTCACAGCGACGACTGGCTGCAAAGTAAAGGCATACGCCGCTCACGCCTGACAGTCACTGCAACTAACGAAGCTGCGCGGCACCTCTATGAGGAATGCGGCTTCCGCGTCACGCGCCTGGAAATGGACAAAGACCTCTAG
- a CDS encoding S-layer homology domain-containing protein has protein sequence MNNRKFRFMIWAFILGPTIAKADPQPIIASPRSKEAYKSPFADVPQDHWASSAAKFAFYFGLMEGDDHGHFNGDTPLRRDDVAIVIHRLFRMPGPLLANPPAAGTAQSTKSE, from the coding sequence ATGAATAATAGAAAATTTCGCTTTATGATTTGGGCTTTTATTTTAGGGCCCACAATAGCCAAAGCCGATCCCCAACCGATCATCGCTTCACCAAGAAGTAAAGAAGCATACAAGTCTCCTTTTGCAGATGTCCCGCAGGATCACTGGGCGTCCTCTGCAGCTAAATTCGCATTCTACTTTGGCCTAATGGAGGGAGACGATCACGGTCACTTCAATGGCGATACTCCATTGAGACGAGATGACGTCGCGATAGTAATTCATCGCTTGTTTCGTATGCCAGGGCCCTTATTAGCTAATCCACCAGCGGCGGGGACTGCACAAAGCACAAAATCAGAGTAA